The Streptomyces sp. NBC_01197 genome window below encodes:
- the araB gene encoding ribulokinase produces the protein MSAVPGSGRDQDSYVVGVDFGTLSGRAVVVRVRDGAELGAAEHLYPHGVLDEALPHGGPRLPPEWALQVPSDYLGVLRYAVPQALEASGVAAERVVAVGTDFTSCTMIPVTADGTPLCELPQYKQRPHAYVKLWKHHSAQAQADRISALAAERAEPWLDRYGGRVSSEGQFAKGLQLLEEDPELYALTDHWVEATDWIVWQLCGRYVRSACAAGYKGLLQDGAHPSDGFLAGLNPGFRDFVSGKVEHPTGALGTRAGGLTARAAGWTGLPEGIAVCVGNIDAHVTVPATGAAGAGRMVLIMGTSACHMVSAPDPSPVPGVSGVVDGGIVPGLWGYEAGQSGVGDIFAWFVRTGVPESCAQEARRLGRTLHDHLTRLGAAQAVGEHGLVALDWHSGNRSVLVDHELSGTVVGLTLATRPEDVYRALLEATAFGTRRIIESFEEAGVPVTGITLAGGLLENTFLSQLYADVARRPLSLIRSARGPALGSAMHAAVAAGAYPDIHAAASAMGGTGPTVYEPDPARSASYDLLYAEYCRLHDYFGRGANDVMHRLRDLRRAAVTSSAQSVTGGALPVSPGP, from the coding sequence GTGAGCGCAGTGCCGGGGAGCGGCCGGGACCAGGATTCGTACGTCGTCGGCGTGGACTTCGGCACCCTGTCGGGACGTGCGGTGGTGGTCCGCGTACGGGACGGCGCCGAGCTGGGCGCTGCCGAGCACCTCTACCCGCACGGCGTGCTCGACGAGGCGCTCCCCCATGGCGGCCCGCGGCTGCCGCCCGAGTGGGCGCTCCAGGTTCCCTCCGACTACCTGGGGGTACTGCGCTACGCCGTACCGCAGGCGCTGGAGGCGAGCGGGGTCGCGGCGGAGCGGGTGGTCGCGGTGGGGACCGACTTCACGTCGTGCACGATGATCCCGGTGACGGCCGACGGCACACCCCTCTGCGAGCTGCCGCAGTACAAGCAGCGGCCGCACGCGTACGTCAAGCTCTGGAAGCACCACTCGGCGCAGGCCCAGGCCGACCGGATCAGCGCCCTGGCGGCCGAGCGGGCCGAGCCGTGGCTGGACCGCTACGGGGGCCGGGTCTCGTCGGAGGGCCAGTTCGCCAAGGGGCTCCAGCTCCTGGAGGAGGACCCGGAGCTGTACGCCCTGACGGACCACTGGGTCGAGGCGACGGACTGGATCGTCTGGCAGCTGTGCGGCCGTTATGTCCGCAGCGCCTGCGCCGCCGGTTACAAGGGCCTGCTGCAGGACGGCGCCCACCCGTCCGACGGGTTCCTCGCCGGGCTCAACCCCGGGTTCCGGGACTTCGTGAGCGGCAAGGTCGAGCACCCCACCGGCGCGCTCGGGACCCGGGCGGGCGGTCTGACGGCGCGGGCGGCCGGCTGGACCGGGCTGCCCGAAGGGATCGCGGTGTGTGTCGGGAACATCGACGCGCATGTGACCGTGCCCGCGACGGGTGCGGCCGGGGCGGGCCGGATGGTCCTGATCATGGGGACCTCCGCCTGCCACATGGTGAGCGCGCCGGACCCGAGCCCGGTACCGGGCGTGTCCGGGGTGGTCGACGGCGGCATCGTGCCGGGCCTGTGGGGTTACGAGGCCGGGCAGAGCGGTGTCGGCGACATCTTCGCCTGGTTCGTGCGGACCGGGGTCCCGGAGTCCTGCGCGCAGGAGGCACGGCGGCTGGGCCGCACGCTCCACGATCATCTGACCCGGCTGGGCGCAGCGCAGGCCGTCGGGGAGCACGGTCTGGTGGCCCTGGACTGGCACAGCGGCAACCGGTCGGTGCTCGTAGATCACGAGCTCAGCGGCACCGTCGTGGGGCTGACGCTGGCCACCCGGCCCGAGGATGTCTACCGCGCCCTGCTGGAGGCGACGGCCTTCGGTACCCGCCGGATCATCGAGTCCTTTGAGGAGGCCGGGGTGCCGGTCACCGGCATCACGCTCGCCGGCGGTCTGCTGGAGAACACCTTTCTGAGCCAGCTGTACGCCGATGTCGCCCGGCGGCCGCTGAGTCTGATCCGCTCGGCCCGGGGTCCGGCGCTCGGCTCGGCGATGCACGCGGCAGTCGCTGCGGGCGCGTACCCGGACATCCACGCGGCGGCATCGGCGATGGGCGGGACCGGGCCCACCGTGTACGAGCCGGATCCGGCCAGGTCGGCGTCGTACGACCTCCTCTATGCCGAGTACTGCCGGTTGCACGACTATTTCGGCCGGGGCGCGAATGACGTGATGCACCGGCTCCGGGACCTCCGCCGCGCGGCGGTGACGTCTTCGGCACAGTCCGTGACCGGCGGTGCGCTGCCCGTGTCTCCGGGGCCCTGA
- a CDS encoding alpha/beta fold hydrolase: MNSPGVHDAAAAVAVVVLVRLLARPLTSRPLGEKSRPAAVSLTVVASLLAGAVACSGGTGQRTAATAGMSGGAGPRWGACPAADAGAGVGAPVKRDPRQQCTTVRVPLDYRAPGGRRLTIEVSRIRSGAPHPKSLMTGQGGPGGSGLDLPSQDVSALPARVTRTTDLYGLDYRGIGHSDPLHCGIAPSDRTTATGISYPAADGSIDANVAWARRVARACTQHAGSALPFFNTVNIARDINRIRIALGLRTLSYTGTSYGTFVGQVYASLYPATSGRVLLDSVVPPGGVKAVIQNKGRGVEDAFGGFARWAAARDSTYRLGRSAPAVRRTVLSTVRELNGTPLPLMTGKSLSGNLLLEATEALLEQQGYFPGLAELLGAAHAGSIPADVTSKLQFESVFPDNFFSAQDAIVCNDSVWPKDVAGYRRAVTRSAALFPLTAGSPANIWPCAFWPKAGSDHPPKPVPHGPHNLLMAQNTQDPSTPLSEARRTLRAFGGRAAMVTVEATGHGVAMAKGCAADAVADFLLSESPARSRHCPAAR; the protein is encoded by the coding sequence GTGAATAGCCCCGGCGTCCACGACGCCGCTGCCGCTGTCGCTGTCGTCGTACTGGTCCGGCTGCTCGCCCGCCCGCTCACCTCGCGACCACTGGGCGAGAAGTCGCGCCCCGCCGCGGTGTCCCTGACCGTCGTCGCCTCCCTCCTGGCCGGGGCGGTCGCGTGCAGCGGCGGGACGGGGCAACGTACGGCGGCGACCGCGGGCATGTCCGGCGGGGCGGGGCCGAGGTGGGGCGCCTGCCCCGCGGCGGACGCCGGTGCTGGAGTCGGCGCCCCGGTGAAACGTGATCCGCGCCAGCAGTGCACGACGGTCCGCGTACCACTCGACTACCGTGCCCCCGGCGGCCGCAGGCTCACCATCGAGGTGTCCCGGATCCGCTCCGGGGCGCCCCACCCGAAGTCTCTGATGACAGGCCAGGGCGGCCCCGGCGGCAGCGGGCTCGACCTGCCGTCGCAGGACGTGTCGGCACTGCCCGCACGAGTCACCCGGACCACCGACCTGTACGGGCTCGACTACCGGGGTATCGGCCACAGCGACCCGCTGCATTGCGGCATCGCACCCTCCGACCGCACCACGGCCACCGGCATCTCCTATCCGGCGGCCGACGGCAGCATCGATGCCAATGTCGCGTGGGCCCGGCGCGTCGCGAGGGCCTGCACTCAGCACGCGGGCTCCGCACTGCCGTTCTTCAACACGGTGAACATCGCCCGCGACATCAACAGGATCCGGATCGCCCTGGGGCTGCGGACACTGTCCTACACGGGCACCTCGTACGGGACGTTCGTCGGGCAGGTCTACGCCTCGCTGTACCCCGCGACCTCGGGGCGGGTGCTGCTGGACAGCGTCGTACCGCCGGGCGGGGTGAAGGCGGTCATCCAGAACAAGGGGCGTGGGGTCGAGGACGCCTTCGGCGGCTTCGCGCGGTGGGCGGCGGCCCGGGACAGCACCTACCGGCTGGGCCGTTCGGCGCCGGCCGTACGGCGGACGGTCCTGTCCACCGTGCGGGAGCTCAACGGGACACCGCTGCCGCTGATGACCGGCAAGAGCCTCAGCGGGAATCTGCTGCTGGAGGCCACGGAAGCGCTGCTCGAACAGCAGGGTTACTTTCCGGGGCTCGCGGAGCTGCTCGGTGCGGCGCACGCCGGTTCGATCCCTGCCGATGTGACGTCGAAGCTCCAGTTCGAGAGCGTGTTCCCGGACAACTTCTTCAGCGCGCAGGACGCCATCGTCTGCAACGACAGCGTCTGGCCGAAGGATGTCGCGGGCTACCGGAGGGCGGTCACCCGCAGCGCCGCGCTGTTCCCTCTGACGGCAGGATCACCCGCGAACATCTGGCCGTGCGCCTTCTGGCCCAAGGCCGGTTCCGACCACCCGCCGAAGCCGGTCCCGCACGGTCCGCACAACCTCCTCATGGCGCAGAACACCCAGGACCCGTCGACTCCGCTGAGCGAAGCCCGCCGGACACTGCGCGCGTTCGGCGGGCGGGCCGCCATGGTCACCGTCGAGGCGACCGGTCACGGAGTGGCCATGGCGAAGGGGTGCGCGGCCGACGCGGTGGCGGACTTCCTGCTGAGCGAGTCGCCGGCGCGGTCACGGCACTGCCCGGCGGCGCGGTGA
- a CDS encoding fibronectin type III domain-containing protein encodes MNVRVRPLLHCLAALVICAAPVGCSVQTRGTAASATPSAPTRVTLHAALASPVDATLSWGGGDRGAAGHAVEFATAPGGPYTLLQYLPAAHHAYRHSRLMPQTPFYYRLRPYYGPASSAVEVNLPPGGLSSKDKKDDNVWAAPRTVRSGHAPAAGPLRVPGAGTPTGLRATAVRANGIRFTWTDHARDEQGWLLELRTRRNSTYRVVAVLAPDINSFGLSTLPDEKHAFYRVRAFYYGVRSNIAHVTTGKAPDGS; translated from the coding sequence TTGAATGTTCGCGTCCGCCCCCTGCTCCACTGCCTGGCCGCACTCGTCATCTGCGCCGCCCCGGTGGGCTGTTCGGTCCAGACCCGGGGTACGGCGGCTTCCGCCACGCCGTCCGCGCCGACCCGCGTGACCCTGCACGCCGCGCTCGCTTCGCCGGTCGACGCCACGCTTAGCTGGGGCGGAGGCGACCGGGGCGCAGCCGGACACGCCGTCGAGTTCGCCACCGCGCCGGGCGGTCCGTACACGCTGCTGCAGTACCTCCCGGCCGCACACCACGCGTACCGCCACTCCAGGCTGATGCCGCAGACGCCCTTCTACTACCGGCTCCGCCCCTACTACGGGCCGGCCTCCTCCGCTGTCGAGGTCAACCTGCCCCCTGGCGGCCTGAGTTCGAAGGACAAGAAGGACGACAACGTCTGGGCGGCGCCGCGGACCGTCCGTTCCGGACACGCGCCCGCCGCCGGTCCACTCCGGGTGCCGGGCGCCGGGACCCCGACGGGCCTCCGGGCAACGGCCGTGCGGGCGAACGGCATCAGGTTCACCTGGACCGATCACGCCCGTGACGAACAGGGCTGGCTGCTGGAGCTCAGGACGCGCCGCAACAGCACCTACCGGGTGGTCGCAGTACTGGCCCCGGACATCAACTCCTTCGGCCTGAGCACACTGCCGGACGAGAAGCACGCCTTCTACCGGGTCAGGGCGTTCTACTACGGCGTACGCTCCAACATCGCTCACGTGACGACCGGAAAAGCCCCCGACGGTTCGTGA
- a CDS encoding cyclic nucleotide-binding domain-containing protein, translating to MTSTTRLMHVLPAFHRERLMDLARDVFFPQDARIFEEESPADKFWIIHTGTVALDLHVPQRGRVMVDTLEVGDLLGWSWLFPPHRWHFGAEAFSPVRAHEFDAVTAREVCESDPELGLALARSVAEVLATRLEVARAKLLDQYMLHGATGV from the coding sequence ATGACTTCCACGACACGGCTGATGCACGTTCTTCCCGCATTCCACCGCGAACGCCTGATGGACCTGGCCCGCGACGTCTTCTTCCCTCAGGACGCGCGGATCTTTGAGGAGGAGTCGCCCGCGGACAAGTTCTGGATCATCCATACCGGCACCGTGGCACTCGACCTGCACGTACCGCAGCGGGGCAGGGTGATGGTCGACACCCTGGAGGTCGGGGACCTGCTCGGCTGGTCCTGGCTCTTCCCTCCGCACCGGTGGCACTTCGGCGCGGAGGCATTCAGTCCGGTCCGGGCGCACGAGTTCGACGCGGTCACCGCCAGGGAAGTGTGCGAGTCCGATCCCGAGCTGGGCCTGGCGCTGGCCCGCTCGGTCGCCGAGGTCCTCGCCACCCGCCTGGAGGTAGCCCGTGCGAAGCTCCTCGACCAGTACATGCTCCACGGGGCCACCGGCGTATAG
- a CDS encoding alpha-N-acetylglucosaminidase: MDIGRRTIITALGATAALGVTHGSTAAVQRPAAARALARLLPRHCDQVTFRTVPARDGADAFRVSGTTGRILVEGTTPAVQLTGVHHYLRSTAYAHFSWNGEQTGLPRRLPGLRKPLVKSANVAHRFAFNDTNDGYTGPYSGWDYWEHELDVLALHGYNEVLVYAGADTVYHRTFQEFGYGDAELRAWVPGPAHQPWWLLQNMSGFGGPVSQQLLDRRMRLAQRIVARVRELGMTPVLPGYFGTVPPGFADRNQGAHVVPQGDWAGFARPDWLDPRTAVFGRVAETFYRNQSDLLGDSDMYKADLLHEGGDPGDVPVGEAARAVEKALRTAHPGAVWTVLGWQTNPRREIIDAADRSKLFIVDGLSDRFPTVTDREKDWAGTPYAFGSIWNFGGHTTMGANTPDWAALYEQWRTRQGSALSGIALMPEGADNNPAAFALFSDLPWTEGPVSLTAWFDQWSAERYGAPDRHAAAAWDILRRTAYGTTRRDSWSEAPDGLFGARPSLTARSAAAWSPGGLRYDTAEFARALPELLSVPAALRRSSAYRYDLLDVTRQTVSNHSRTLLPRIKAAYDGADRATFRRLTAEWFEWMGLLEETVATDRRFLLGRWISDARSWGADSTEKDRLAQDAVSLLTVWGDRGAADDGGLRDYANREWAGLVGGLYTLRWKTYFQELDSALAEKRAPRDIDWYAIEDGWIRDHPPYRAEPAGDIVRTARRVADAGLR; this comes from the coding sequence ATGGACATCGGCCGACGCACGATCATCACCGCTCTCGGCGCCACCGCCGCACTCGGCGTCACGCACGGCAGCACGGCGGCGGTGCAGCGGCCGGCGGCCGCCCGGGCGCTGGCCCGGCTCCTCCCCCGCCACTGCGACCAGGTCACCTTCCGCACGGTGCCGGCCAGGGACGGCGCAGACGCCTTCCGGGTGTCCGGGACGACCGGGCGGATCCTGGTCGAGGGCACCACCCCCGCCGTGCAGCTCACCGGGGTGCACCATTATCTGAGATCGACGGCGTACGCCCACTTCTCGTGGAACGGTGAGCAGACCGGTCTGCCCCGCCGACTGCCCGGTCTGCGGAAGCCGCTGGTCAAGTCCGCGAACGTCGCTCACCGGTTTGCCTTCAACGACACCAACGACGGCTACACGGGCCCCTACAGCGGCTGGGACTACTGGGAGCACGAACTCGACGTGCTGGCCCTGCACGGCTACAACGAGGTCCTGGTCTACGCGGGCGCGGACACCGTCTACCACCGCACGTTCCAGGAGTTCGGATACGGCGACGCCGAGCTGCGGGCCTGGGTACCGGGCCCGGCCCACCAGCCGTGGTGGCTCCTGCAGAACATGTCGGGCTTCGGCGGACCGGTGTCCCAGCAGCTCCTGGACCGGCGGATGCGCCTCGCGCAGCGCATCGTCGCGCGGGTGCGCGAACTGGGCATGACGCCGGTCCTCCCCGGCTACTTCGGCACGGTCCCGCCCGGCTTCGCCGACCGCAACCAGGGCGCACATGTCGTACCGCAGGGCGACTGGGCCGGTTTCGCCCGGCCCGACTGGCTGGATCCCCGCACCGCTGTCTTCGGGCGGGTCGCCGAGACCTTCTACCGGAACCAGAGCGACCTCCTCGGCGATTCGGACATGTACAAGGCCGACCTTCTGCACGAGGGCGGCGACCCCGGGGACGTACCGGTGGGCGAAGCCGCGAGGGCGGTGGAGAAGGCCCTGCGCACCGCGCATCCCGGGGCCGTCTGGACCGTGCTCGGCTGGCAGACCAACCCCCGGCGCGAGATCATCGACGCCGCCGACCGGTCGAAACTGTTCATCGTGGACGGTCTCTCGGACCGCTTCCCGACCGTCACCGACCGCGAGAAGGACTGGGCCGGAACGCCGTACGCCTTCGGTTCGATCTGGAACTTCGGCGGACACACCACCATGGGGGCCAATACCCCCGACTGGGCGGCCCTCTACGAGCAGTGGCGCACCAGGCAGGGCAGCGCGCTCAGCGGTATCGCGCTGATGCCCGAAGGCGCCGACAACAACCCCGCCGCCTTCGCTCTCTTCAGCGATCTGCCCTGGACCGAGGGGCCGGTCTCCCTCACCGCCTGGTTCGACCAGTGGTCGGCCGAACGGTACGGGGCGCCCGACCGGCACGCGGCAGCGGCCTGGGACATCCTGCGCCGCACCGCGTACGGGACCACCCGCCGGGACAGCTGGAGCGAGGCGCCGGACGGCCTCTTCGGCGCCCGCCCCTCGCTGACCGCGCGGAGCGCCGCGGCCTGGTCGCCCGGCGGCCTCCGCTACGACACAGCCGAGTTCGCCCGTGCGCTGCCCGAACTCCTGTCGGTACCGGCCGCGTTGCGGCGCAGCAGCGCCTACCGGTACGACCTGCTCGATGTCACCCGACAGACCGTCTCCAACCACAGCCGCACCCTCCTCCCGCGGATCAAGGCCGCGTACGACGGCGCCGACAGGGCCACGTTCCGGCGGCTCACCGCTGAGTGGTTCGAGTGGATGGGGCTGCTGGAGGAGACCGTGGCCACCGACCGCCGGTTCCTGCTCGGACGCTGGATCTCCGACGCCCGGTCGTGGGGCGCGGACAGCACCGAGAAGGACCGGCTCGCCCAGGACGCGGTGTCGCTCCTGACCGTCTGGGGCGACCGCGGCGCGGCCGACGACGGCGGGCTGCGCGACTACGCGAACCGTGAGTGGGCCGGGCTGGTCGGCGGGCTCTACACGCTGCGCTGGAAGACATACTTCCAGGAGCTGGACTCGGCGCTGGCCGAGAAGCGGGCACCCAGGGACATCGACTGGTACGCGATCGAGGACGGCTGGATCCGCGACCATCCCCCGTACCGCGCGGAGCCGGCCGGCGACATCGTGCGCACCGCCCGCCGGGTCGCCGACGCCGGCCTGCGCTGA
- a CDS encoding SDR family NAD(P)-dependent oxidoreductase, translating to MNRFDGRRVLVTGGGSGIGQATVARILAEGGTVVAVDIVEAGLDATREQARAAGTESRLATVVADISDESSVHSAIGGAISDLGGLDALVNAAGILRSSHTADTTLEFWNRMLAVNLTGTFLVTREALPALLANGRGVVVNFSSTSASFAHPYMAAYAATKGGIQSFTHAIAIEYAKQGLRAVCVAPGSIASGMTSDPGLPADADFSLLAKLSPAIGQGFAGPETVAGVIAMLASDDGAFVTGTELRIDGGTHA from the coding sequence ATGAACCGCTTTGACGGACGCCGCGTACTGGTCACCGGTGGTGGCTCGGGCATCGGGCAGGCCACCGTGGCCCGCATCCTCGCCGAGGGCGGCACCGTCGTCGCCGTCGACATCGTCGAGGCCGGCCTCGACGCCACCCGTGAGCAGGCGCGCGCGGCGGGAACCGAGAGCCGGCTCGCGACGGTCGTGGCGGACATCTCGGACGAGTCGTCGGTGCACTCCGCCATCGGCGGCGCCATCAGCGACCTGGGCGGCCTGGACGCGCTGGTCAACGCGGCGGGCATCCTGCGGTCCTCGCACACCGCCGACACGACCCTGGAATTCTGGAACAGGATGCTCGCGGTGAACCTCACCGGCACCTTCCTGGTCACGCGCGAGGCGCTGCCCGCGCTGCTGGCGAACGGCAGGGGCGTGGTGGTCAACTTCAGCTCGACCTCGGCGTCCTTCGCGCACCCGTACATGGCGGCCTACGCGGCGACGAAGGGCGGCATCCAGTCGTTCACCCACGCCATCGCCATCGAGTACGCCAAGCAGGGGCTGCGCGCGGTGTGCGTCGCGCCGGGCTCGATCGCCTCGGGCATGACCAGCGACCCGGGCCTGCCCGCGGACGCCGACTTCAGCCTGCTCGCGAAGCTCTCCCCGGCCATCGGACAGGGCTTCGCCGGGCCGGAGACGGTGGCGGGCGTGATCGCCATGCTCGCATCCGACGACGGCGCGTTCGTCACGGGCACCGAGCTCCGTATCGACGGCGGTACGCACGCCTGA
- a CDS encoding transglycosylase SLT domain-containing protein: MPSISLPRTTRTHKIAAAVLVTVGASTALAATAEPSSAQIPAHTVASVKPVSANGLPTKDAPKKDAAKPAAKSDKDEKAAKAKAAKAKAAKAAKAKAAAKKSAAKHKAAAPKIYKNNLDGWIKESLAIMKAHHIPGTYEGLHRNIMRESSGNPNAVNNWDINAQNGIPSKGLLQVIQPTFDTYHVPGTADKLTDPVANLTAAANYAAHRYGSIDNVNSAY; the protein is encoded by the coding sequence ATGCCCAGCATCTCCCTGCCCCGCACCACCCGTACGCACAAGATCGCCGCCGCCGTCCTCGTGACCGTGGGAGCCAGCACCGCCCTGGCCGCCACCGCCGAGCCGAGCAGCGCCCAGATACCCGCGCACACCGTCGCCTCGGTCAAGCCCGTCTCCGCCAACGGCCTTCCCACGAAGGACGCGCCGAAGAAGGACGCGGCCAAGCCCGCCGCGAAGAGCGACAAGGACGAGAAGGCGGCGAAGGCCAAGGCCGCCAAGGCCAAGGCAGCCAAGGCGGCGAAGGCCAAGGCCGCTGCCAAGAAGAGCGCCGCGAAGCACAAGGCAGCCGCGCCCAAGATCTACAAGAACAACCTCGACGGCTGGATCAAGGAATCGCTGGCCATCATGAAGGCCCACCACATTCCCGGCACCTACGAGGGCCTGCACCGCAACATCATGCGTGAGTCCAGCGGCAACCCCAACGCCGTCAACAACTGGGACATCAACGCCCAGAACGGCATCCCCTCAAAGGGTCTGCTCCAGGTGATCCAGCCCACCTTCGACACGTACCACGTCCCCGGAACCGCGGACAAGCTGACCGACCCGGTCGCGAACCTGACGGCCGCCGCCAACTACGCGGCCCACCGTTACGGCTCCATCGACAACGTCAACTCCGCGTACTGA
- a CDS encoding right-handed parallel beta-helix repeat-containing protein, with amino-acid sequence MPRELLRTKAVLTMLAAAVAGLAPTAAAAQHHTGTTYYVDCRDGSDSAPGTGAARAWHSLAKASRAYVPGDQLLLRRGRSCTGSLAPTGSGTAAEPIRLGAYGTGAKPHIEGAGARAAVLLRDSEGWEVRDLDLSDTGPATTTDRRAGLLVLLRDFGVGHHYVVDGVDVHDVNGSDSKDPDPSGGILFVVQGTDVPTRFDGVRITNSTVRHTDRTGIGTSSTWSHRAENPDGTGSSWQAIAGLVIDRNKVSDAGGDGIVVQNARGALVEHNRVDGFNMRSAAYNAGVWAWNSDDVLYQYNEVSGGHGTRDSMAYDIDGANTGDVYRYNYSHDNEGGFLLVCNGATTTTAGNRVHDNISINDRNTSAPYGVISVVCGSTTDTRVYRNTVVTDRPDTAMVSDNGQTGVTFSDNVFVGAGGGSPVMDTLSTYSGNLYWNTAQPRDPAAVDADPLLRSAHPTAPDDVRLRPGSPALGAGTPVDDGTVLDYFGHRIPVRPSLGADQGR; translated from the coding sequence ATGCCCAGAGAACTGCTGCGAACGAAGGCCGTACTGACCATGCTGGCGGCCGCCGTCGCCGGTCTGGCGCCCACCGCTGCCGCCGCCCAGCACCACACGGGCACCACCTATTACGTGGACTGCCGCGACGGCAGCGACAGCGCCCCGGGCACCGGCGCGGCCCGCGCCTGGCACAGCCTCGCCAAGGCCTCCCGGGCCTATGTCCCCGGGGACCAGCTGCTGCTGCGGCGCGGGCGCAGCTGCACGGGGTCGCTCGCCCCCACCGGCTCGGGCACGGCCGCCGAGCCCATCAGGCTCGGCGCGTACGGCACCGGGGCCAAGCCGCACATCGAGGGGGCCGGCGCACGCGCCGCGGTCCTGCTGCGCGACTCCGAGGGCTGGGAGGTGCGCGACCTCGACCTCTCCGACACGGGCCCGGCGACGACCACGGACCGCCGGGCCGGACTGCTCGTCCTGCTACGGGACTTCGGCGTCGGCCACCACTACGTCGTCGACGGCGTGGACGTCCATGACGTCAACGGCTCGGACAGCAAGGACCCGGACCCCAGCGGCGGAATCCTCTTCGTGGTGCAGGGCACCGATGTGCCGACCCGCTTCGACGGCGTACGGATCACGAATTCGACCGTCCGGCACACCGACCGCACCGGCATCGGAACGTCCTCGACGTGGAGCCACCGGGCCGAGAACCCGGACGGGACCGGCAGCAGCTGGCAGGCCATCGCCGGTCTGGTGATCGACCGGAACAAGGTCTCGGACGCGGGCGGCGACGGGATCGTCGTGCAGAACGCGCGCGGGGCGCTGGTCGAGCACAACCGCGTCGACGGCTTCAACATGCGCTCCGCCGCCTACAACGCCGGTGTGTGGGCCTGGAATTCGGACGATGTGCTCTACCAGTACAACGAGGTGAGCGGAGGCCACGGGACCCGGGACTCCATGGCGTACGACATCGACGGCGCCAACACCGGCGACGTCTACCGCTACAACTACAGCCATGACAACGAGGGCGGCTTCCTGCTGGTCTGCAACGGTGCGACCACGACCACGGCCGGCAACCGGGTGCACGACAACATCAGCATCAACGACCGCAACACCTCGGCTCCCTACGGGGTGATCTCGGTGGTCTGCGGCAGCACCACCGACACCCGCGTCTACCGCAACACCGTGGTCACCGACCGGCCGGACACCGCGATGGTCTCCGACAACGGCCAGACCGGGGTGACGTTCTCGGACAATGTCTTCGTCGGCGCCGGGGGCGGCTCACCGGTCATGGACACCCTCAGTACGTACTCCGGCAACCTGTACTGGAACACCGCACAGCCCCGCGACCCCGCCGCTGTCGACGCGGACCCGCTGCTGCGCTCCGCGCACCCCACGGCGCCGGACGATGTCCGCCTGCGCCCCGGCTCCCCCGCGCTCGGCGCGGGCACCCCGGTGGACGACGGAACGGTCCTCGACTACTTCGGGCACCGGATCCCCGTCCGCCCCAGCCTGGGCGCGGACCAGGGGCGGTGA
- a CDS encoding TetR family transcriptional regulator, whose protein sequence is MPDTSRTATTRPSLTERRKAATQLEIARTAAALFAERGADSTTAEDIAHASGVALRTFYRYFRTKEDAVAPLLSSGVKQWIADLRDSPDDLPVPRALERAALRSLTPTDEAETQALHWTRGLIRAMDTHPALLSVWLRVTHDAEEELTPVLAALAGREVDPLEIRLASAAANTAMRVAVEVWATTDAADHGPGGPAELAARCVHGLTAGLRLWDGPGGAALAD, encoded by the coding sequence ATGCCAGACACGTCCCGGACAGCCACCACCCGGCCCTCACTGACCGAGCGCCGCAAGGCGGCGACCCAGCTGGAGATCGCCCGCACCGCCGCCGCCCTCTTCGCCGAACGGGGCGCCGACAGCACCACCGCCGAGGACATCGCTCACGCGTCGGGGGTCGCGCTTCGCACCTTCTACCGGTACTTCCGGACGAAGGAGGACGCGGTCGCTCCGCTGCTGTCCAGCGGAGTGAAGCAGTGGATCGCCGATCTGCGCGACAGCCCGGACGATCTGCCCGTGCCCCGGGCGCTCGAACGGGCCGCACTGCGGTCGCTCACCCCCACCGACGAGGCCGAGACCCAGGCGCTGCACTGGACGCGGGGACTGATCCGCGCGATGGACACCCATCCGGCCCTGCTCTCGGTCTGGCTGCGTGTGACACACGACGCCGAGGAGGAACTCACCCCGGTACTCGCCGCGTTGGCGGGCCGTGAGGTGGACCCGCTGGAGATCCGGCTGGCCTCCGCCGCCGCCAACACCGCGATGCGTGTCGCCGTGGAGGTCTGGGCCACGACGGACGCGGCGGACCACGGCCCCGGTGGACCCGCCGAACTCGCGGCACGCTGTGTCCACGGGCTGACCGCGGGTCTGCGGCTGTGGGACGGGCCGGGCGGAGCGGCGCTCGCGGACTGA
- a CDS encoding CsbD family protein, which translates to MGDDSAMDKIKGKAKEAAGKATGDKRQEAEGRTDQTKGKSKGALNDAKDRAQGMKDSLED; encoded by the coding sequence ATGGGCGACGACAGCGCCATGGACAAGATCAAGGGCAAGGCCAAGGAAGCGGCCGGGAAGGCCACCGGCGACAAGCGCCAGGAGGCCGAGGGCAGGACCGACCAGACGAAGGGCAAGTCCAAGGGCGCCCTCAATGACGCGAAGGACCGCGCCCAGGGCATGAAGGACTCGCTCGAGGACTGA